Proteins encoded in a region of the Phoenix dactylifera cultivar Barhee BC4 chromosome 3, palm_55x_up_171113_PBpolish2nd_filt_p, whole genome shotgun sequence genome:
- the LOC103703590 gene encoding target of rapamycin complex subunit LST8-like isoform X2 codes for MVVAANNHGICCLAPAQSDTVISVPVPSLCIVICNILILKLAFNLLETMTYFEPLHKLQAHDDYILKCLLPLEFIDPQRYHSNKLSAEQFLHKTQILVNAVFIFRILQVLSGTISRYLATASSDHTAKIWNADGLTLGRALTGQQRWVLDCVFSMDASSDTTARLQMMSTGEAIRVYQGHHKAAVC; via the exons ATGGTGGTTGCTGCAAATAATCATGGAATATGCTGTCTGGCGCCTGCTCAAAGTGACACAGTTATCTCAGTTCCTGTGCCCAGTTTATGCATAGTGATCTGCAACATTCTGATTCTCAAACTGGCATTCAACCTGCTGGAGACAATGACATACTTCGAACCGCTGCATAAGCTACAAGCACACGATGACTACATCTTGAAATGCCTACTTCCACTAGAATTTATTGATCCTCAGAG GTATCATTCGAACAAATTATCCGCAGAGCAATTTCTCCATAAAACTCAGATCCTTGTGAATGCGGTATTCATATTTAGGATCTTACAAGTTCTCAGTGGAACTATTTCTAGGTATCTTGCCACTGCATCATCTGATCATACTGCTAAAATATGGAATGCTGATGGTCTCACCTTGGGACGAGCTTTAACAG GACAGCAGCGGTGGGTCTTGGATTGTGTGTTCTCCATGGATG CTTCTTCTGATACAACTGCAAGACTGCAGATGATGTCCACAGGGGAAGCCATTAGAGTTTATCAAGGGCACCACAAAGCAGCTGTCTGCTGA
- the LOC103703492 gene encoding 30S ribosomal protein S9, mitochondrial, with protein sequence MLSRLISRPLHLRLLTLTLVSSSHPLSPSSSYPPPRLPPPPRLPHGEPNPGFFLQSLRAFSTNRGDGGGGDGDGTWKFSQEKEVVDSVFGDEEGSLAGIAEGGKDAAGSEAAAGAGLKGGDPWSSQDSTLEKKGDIFVEIDREFASKEEMGGAGEDEWETAEGYKSWTLGEEEDRVDLFDTEGEKGLGFEGIGDVGIEDLEKERIEEQKQMEKKEQELLATLKGPNRAFGDLIAASGITEDMIDSLILLKDVRGIKGLPPLHEIEDKAIARMNATSTRTEIERMKQEEIAKARVRQVDEKGRAYGTGRRKCSVARVWIQPGDGKFIVNDKHFDAYFPILDHRAELLRPFTVTNTLGLWDVNCTVKGGGVSGQVGAIRLGISRALQNWEPGLRPYLKAAGYLTRDPRVVERKKPGKAKARKSFQWVKR encoded by the exons ATGCTCTCCCGCCTCATTTCTCGGCCGCTCCACCTCCGcctcctaaccctaaccctagtttCTTCCTCCCACCCCCTTTCACCCTCCTCCTCTTATCCCCCTCCTCGCCTTCCGCCTCCTCCCCGTCTTCCTCACGGCGAACCCAATCCAGGCTTCTTCCTCCAATCCCTGAGAGCCTTCTCGACCAATCGCggggacggcggcggcggcgatggtGACGGCACCTGGAAGTTCTCGCAGGAGAAGGAGGTGGTGGACTCCGTATTCGGCGACGAAGAAGGTAGCCTCGCCGGGATTGCAGAGGGCGGCAAGGATGCCGCCGGATCGGAGGCGGCTGCTGGAGCCGGCTTGAAGGGCGGCGATCCCTGGTCGTCCCAGGATTCCACTTTGGAGAAGAAAGGGGATATATTTGTTGAGATCGATCGGGAGTTTGCATCGAAGGAGGAGATGGGAGGGGCTGGAGAGGATGAATGGGAGACGGCTGAAGGGTATAAGTCGTGGACTTTGGGGGAAGAGGAAGATCGGGTGGATTTATTTGACACTGAAGGAGAAAAAGGGCTGGGATTTGAAGGGATTGGGGATGTTGGGATTGAGGATTTGGAAAAGGAGCGCATTGAGGAGCAGAAGCAAATGGAGAAGAAAGAGCAAGAACTCCTAGCTACACTGAAAG GTCCAAATCGGGCATTTGGGGATCTGATTGCAGCATCGGGAATTACAGAAGATATGATTGATAGCTTGATTCTTCTAAAGGATGTCAGAGGTATCAAAGGGTTGCCTCCTCTACATGAAATAGAAGACAAAGCCATAGCGCGAATGAATGCAACATCTACAAGAACTGAAATTGAGCGAATGAAGCAAGAGGAAATTGCAAAAGCACGGGTTAGACAGGTTGATGAAAAAGGAAGGGCTTATGGAACTGGAAGAAGGAAATGCAGTGTAGCTCGTGTATGGATTCAACCTGGTGATGGGAAGTTTATCGTCAATGACAAGCACTTTGATGCATACTTCCCAATTCTCGACCATCGAGCTGAGCTTCTTCGTCCATTTACTGTGACAAACACTTTGGGTCTTTGGGATGTAAATTGCACTGTGAAAGGCGGTGGTGTCTCAG GTCAGGTCGGAGCTATCCGCTTGGGAATCAGCAGGGCCCTGCAAAACTGGGAACCAGGGCTTCGGCCATACCTCAAAGCAG CTGGGTACTTGACGAGGGACCCACgtgttgttgaaaggaaaaagccTGGAAAGGCAAAAGCAAGAAAGAGCTTCCAATGGGTCAAGAGATAA
- the LOC120103725 gene encoding uncharacterized protein LOC120103725: MEDKEKKKQQKKHTHLHQQQQTKNKSKSTTDPHFKPSSDVKGIRFGGQFIVRSFTVRRAAPFELLGLLDISNSQQSRSHGRGLPFPSTITYLPTNFTILAHHAWHTLTLGLGTKKSKVLLFVFETEDMKLAMDRLWPPLIPLGEVNRKLIRGLAGCEMARFKFRKGCLTFYLYAVRRLGMAGFPRTDDLRTILESVVELSDFLDHTAMLALPSQRSISFSPPVAMAH; this comes from the coding sequence ATGGAAgacaaggagaagaagaagcaacaGAAGAAGCATACGCACCTCCATCAACAGCAgcagaccaagaacaaatccaaatcCACCACGGACCCTCACTTCAAGCCGAGCTCCGACGTGAAAGGCATCCGATTCGGTGGCCAATTCATCGTCAGATCCTTCACCGTCCGCCGCGCCGCCCCGTTCGAGCTGCTAGGCCTTCTTGACATCTCCAATTCCCAGCAGAGCCGGAGCCATGGCCGTGGCCTCCCTTTCCCTTCCACCATCACCTACTTGCCTACCAACTTCACCATCTTAGCACACCATGCATGGCACACCCTCACGCTCGGACTCGGCACCAAGAAGTCCAAGGTCCTGCTCTTCGTCTTCGAGACCGAGGACATGAAGTTGGCCATGGACCGTCTCTGGCCACCACTGATCCCGTTAGGGGAGGTGAACCGGAAGCTCATACGGGGGCTCGCCGGGTGCGAGATGGCGAGGTTCAAGTTCAGGAAAGGATGCCTCACCTTCTACCTTTACGCAGTGCGGCGGCTCGGCATGGCCGGGTTCCCTCGGACAGATGATCTAAGAACCATTCTGGAGTCCGTTGTGGAGCTCAGCGATTTCCTGGATCACACGGCTATGCTCGCGTTGCCAAGCCAGAGGAGCATTTCTTTCTCGCCACCCGTCGCCATGGCGCACTGA
- the LOC103703590 gene encoding target of rapamycin complex subunit LST8-like isoform X1: MVVAANNHGICCLAPAQSDTVISVPVPSLCIVICNILILKLAFNLLETMTYFEPLHKLQAHDDYILKCLLPLEFIDPQRYHSNKLSAEQFLHKTQILVNAVFIFRILQVLSGTISRYLATASSDHTAKIWNADGLTLGRALTGQQRWVLDCVFSMDGAYLRTRARYTSSDTTARLQMMSTGEAIRVYQGHHKAAVC; encoded by the exons ATGGTGGTTGCTGCAAATAATCATGGAATATGCTGTCTGGCGCCTGCTCAAAGTGACACAGTTATCTCAGTTCCTGTGCCCAGTTTATGCATAGTGATCTGCAACATTCTGATTCTCAAACTGGCATTCAACCTGCTGGAGACAATGACATACTTCGAACCGCTGCATAAGCTACAAGCACACGATGACTACATCTTGAAATGCCTACTTCCACTAGAATTTATTGATCCTCAGAG GTATCATTCGAACAAATTATCCGCAGAGCAATTTCTCCATAAAACTCAGATCCTTGTGAATGCGGTATTCATATTTAGGATCTTACAAGTTCTCAGTGGAACTATTTCTAGGTATCTTGCCACTGCATCATCTGATCATACTGCTAAAATATGGAATGCTGATGGTCTCACCTTGGGACGAGCTTTAACAG GACAGCAGCGGTGGGTCTTGGATTGTGTGTTCTCCATGGATGGTGCTTATCTGAGAACACGTGCTAGAtaca CTTCTTCTGATACAACTGCAAGACTGCAGATGATGTCCACAGGGGAAGCCATTAGAGTTTATCAAGGGCACCACAAAGCAGCTGTCTGCTGA